One stretch of Micromonospora cremea DNA includes these proteins:
- a CDS encoding endo-1,4-beta-xylanase: MKQRRWISVGAVAVATVAALNAVPATASRPYDPTAQSLAALGLRHGLQVGTAVDLAALNDANDPQYRRLAASEFSSVTAENAMKWESLEPTRGVYDWAAADQLVEFARRNKQSVRGHVLVWHNQLPTWLTSGVADGSISKQELRELLRKHITTVVSRYKGKIWQWDVVNEAVGDPWDTPSTLHYKGFWAQNLGPGYIADAFRWARAADPRALLFYNDYNIEAFGSGNPADDKPQFVYDMVKGLRAQGVPIDGIGSQGHLGTQYGNYDTLQVTAALKKFAALGVATAFTEVDVRSEMTEAVQAGNSAEINPRLQASAANFSVLMKACLAVRSCLSYTVWGFTDRHSWVPGWFTEPPQGMAAIYDENYQPKRAYHELKSDLIFAGPPYVLPRVAPKPRR; encoded by the coding sequence ATGAAGCAACGACGGTGGATCAGTGTCGGCGCGGTCGCGGTCGCGACCGTTGCGGCACTGAACGCGGTGCCCGCCACCGCGAGCCGGCCGTACGATCCGACCGCCCAGAGCCTGGCCGCTCTCGGGCTGCGCCACGGCCTCCAGGTCGGCACCGCGGTGGACCTGGCAGCCCTCAACGACGCCAACGACCCGCAGTACCGCCGCCTGGCCGCCTCCGAGTTCTCCTCGGTCACCGCCGAGAACGCGATGAAGTGGGAGAGCCTGGAACCCACCCGCGGCGTGTACGACTGGGCCGCGGCCGATCAACTCGTCGAGTTCGCGCGACGCAACAAGCAGAGCGTGCGCGGCCACGTGCTGGTCTGGCACAACCAGCTGCCCACCTGGCTGACCAGCGGGGTCGCCGACGGCTCCATCAGCAAGCAGGAGCTGCGCGAGCTGCTGCGCAAGCACATCACCACCGTCGTCAGCCGCTACAAGGGCAAGATCTGGCAGTGGGACGTGGTCAACGAGGCGGTCGGCGACCCGTGGGACACCCCGTCGACCCTGCACTACAAGGGCTTCTGGGCGCAGAACCTCGGGCCCGGCTACATCGCCGACGCGTTCCGCTGGGCGCGGGCCGCCGACCCCAGGGCGCTGCTGTTCTACAACGACTACAACATCGAGGCGTTCGGCTCCGGCAACCCCGCCGACGACAAACCGCAGTTCGTCTACGACATGGTCAAGGGGTTGCGCGCCCAGGGCGTCCCGATCGACGGCATCGGCTCCCAGGGCCATCTGGGCACCCAGTACGGCAACTACGACACCCTCCAGGTGACCGCCGCGCTGAAGAAGTTCGCCGCGCTCGGTGTCGCCACCGCGTTCACCGAGGTCGACGTTCGCAGCGAGATGACCGAGGCGGTCCAGGCCGGCAACTCGGCCGAGATCAACCCCCGGTTGCAGGCGTCAGCCGCCAACTTCAGCGTGCTGATGAAGGCCTGCCTCGCCGTACGCAGCTGCCTGTCGTACACCGTCTGGGGTTTCACCGACAGGCACTCCTGGGTGCCGGGGTGGTTCACCGAGCCGCCGCAGGGCATGGCCGCCATCTACGACGAGAACTACCAGCCCAAGCGGGCGTACCACGAGCTGAAGTCCGACCTGATCTTCGCCGGCCCGCCGTACGTCCTGCCACGCGTCGCACCGAAGCCGCGCCGCTGA
- a CDS encoding SAM-dependent methyltransferase has translation MTGRSGELSAADRIDTTVAHPARRYNYLLGGKDNFAADRESGDALAAAMPTVRLAAVENRMFLQRAVRFLAQQGVRQFLDIGTGIPTADNTHEVAQAIDPTARVVYVDNDPIVLAHARALLSSTAEGHTAYLDADLREPEQILAHPDLRTTLDLSQPVALMLVAILHFIRDDEDPGGILARLVAALPAGSYVVASHVTWEFLPPAVIAKLEANNHDGRFRARSTEQFAGLLDGMELVDPGIVSVARWRADDAPQPRPSVQDVSFNGAVARIVR, from the coding sequence GTGACTGGCCGGAGCGGGGAACTGTCAGCGGCGGACCGGATCGACACCACGGTCGCGCACCCGGCTCGCAGGTACAACTACCTGCTGGGCGGCAAGGACAATTTCGCTGCCGACCGGGAGTCCGGTGACGCCCTCGCGGCCGCGATGCCCACCGTCCGGCTGGCCGCCGTCGAGAACCGGATGTTCCTGCAGCGGGCGGTGCGTTTCCTGGCGCAACAAGGCGTCCGGCAGTTCCTGGATATCGGCACCGGGATCCCGACCGCCGACAACACCCACGAGGTCGCCCAGGCGATCGACCCGACCGCCCGGGTCGTCTACGTCGACAACGACCCGATCGTCCTCGCCCACGCCCGCGCGCTGTTGAGCAGCACAGCTGAGGGCCACACTGCCTACCTCGACGCCGACCTGCGTGAGCCGGAGCAGATCCTCGCCCACCCGGATCTGCGGACCACGTTGGACCTGTCCCAGCCCGTCGCGCTGATGCTGGTGGCGATCCTGCACTTCATCCGTGATGACGAAGACCCCGGGGGCATCCTCGCCCGGCTCGTCGCCGCGCTCCCGGCCGGCAGCTACGTGGTCGCCTCGCACGTCACCTGGGAATTCCTCCCGCCGGCCGTGATCGCGAAGCTCGAAGCCAACAATCACGACGGCAGGTTCCGTGCCCGGAGCACGGAGCAGTTCGCCGGCCTGCTCGATGGGATGGAACTCGTCGATCCGGGCATCGTGTCCGTGGCGCGGTGGCGCGCGGATGACGCCCCGCAGCCCCGTCCATCCGTGCAGGACGTGTCCTTCAACGGCGCCGTCGCCCGCATCGTGCGATAG
- a CDS encoding VOC family protein, with protein sequence MSRHLQVTFDAHDPRALSSFWRDVLEYVLPGPPGVDLPEGADPLAAWDDFLARIGVPEEQRNTRSAIEDPDGHGPRLFFQQVPEDKVAKNRVHLDVRVAPGLEGEKRMAALEAECDRLVALGATRVRRDEPAPPLSAGHIVMTDPEGNEFCLD encoded by the coding sequence ATGAGCCGCCACCTCCAGGTCACCTTCGACGCCCACGACCCGCGGGCGCTTTCGTCCTTCTGGCGCGACGTACTGGAATACGTCCTCCCCGGCCCGCCCGGAGTCGACCTGCCCGAGGGCGCCGACCCGTTGGCCGCGTGGGACGACTTCCTGGCGCGAATCGGCGTACCGGAGGAGCAGCGCAACACGAGATCGGCCATCGAGGACCCGGACGGGCACGGCCCACGGCTGTTCTTCCAGCAGGTGCCGGAGGACAAGGTCGCCAAGAACCGCGTCCACCTCGACGTCCGTGTGGCCCCCGGGCTGGAGGGAGAAAAGCGGATGGCGGCGCTGGAGGCCGAGTGCGACCGGCTCGTGGCGCTGGGAGCGACGCGGGTACGTCGTGACGAGCCGGCTCCCCCACTGAGCGCCGGCCACATCGTGATGACCGACCCCGAGGGCAACGAGTTCTGCCTGGACTGA
- a CDS encoding class I SAM-dependent methyltransferase, whose protein sequence is MTAHNAEINGGEPDEIDYDETYRETASSGGPPWDIGGPQPALAQVLDNGVKGPKVLDVGCGTGDLAIALARRGYEVTAVDISRVAIDMARAKAASQGLTVNFEVQDARALSLSSAPFDTVFDSGLLHSLNRRGGGEVDEYVALLPGLAAPGASVFVLAVSLKAGHGWGVTEDLLRAGFPEPEWVDTEVEEIDVAAETGGRQLLLAGFLLRTVRAFGT, encoded by the coding sequence ATGACCGCACACAACGCCGAGATCAACGGCGGCGAGCCCGATGAGATCGACTACGACGAGACCTACCGCGAAACCGCCAGCTCGGGTGGGCCACCGTGGGACATCGGCGGCCCGCAGCCGGCACTCGCGCAGGTGCTGGACAACGGGGTGAAGGGCCCGAAGGTGCTCGACGTCGGCTGCGGCACGGGCGATCTCGCGATCGCCCTCGCCCGCCGCGGCTACGAGGTGACGGCGGTCGACATCTCACGCGTGGCGATCGACATGGCCCGCGCCAAGGCCGCCAGCCAGGGCTTGACGGTGAACTTCGAGGTCCAGGATGCCAGGGCCCTGTCGTTGTCGTCGGCACCGTTCGACACGGTGTTCGACTCCGGCCTGCTCCACAGCCTCAACCGGCGCGGCGGCGGCGAGGTGGACGAATACGTCGCGCTGCTGCCGGGTCTCGCCGCGCCGGGCGCGAGCGTCTTCGTCCTGGCGGTGTCCTTGAAGGCGGGCCACGGCTGGGGCGTGACCGAGGACCTCCTGCGGGCGGGCTTCCCCGAGCCGGAGTGGGTCGACACGGAGGTCGAGGAGATCGACGTGGCCGCGGAGACAGGCGGCCGTCAGCTTCTCCTGGCCGGCTTCCTGCTCCGCACGGTCCGAGCCTTCGGCACCTAG